The Raphanus sativus cultivar WK10039 unplaced genomic scaffold, ASM80110v3 Scaffold3049, whole genome shotgun sequence nucleotide sequence TTCTTTTAATACAATTGCTTCTAAGTACTGGCGTTTAAGGCCAAAAAAGTTAACGATTCTCTTTCTATAGCCAGTTCCTGTGTAAGTTAAAACATGATATCTAAACTACACATGTGTTTTTACCGCTGCACTAACAACCATTACAAGTTTACAACAATATAAGTACATAACCAAGTAAGGTTAAAGACCACAATCGTCCACTTTTAAAATTCCAagatgttgacaaaaaaaaattccaagacattttcaaaattagGTGACAGACAAAACATGTGTCAAAACTCTAATTAACTGAAGTATGGTAAAAAGTGTAAAAACAAATACGTTGAACCTAACATTTAAAATAAGACCAGCAGAGTTTGAAGCATTTTCATGTTTAAcattaaaaaattctaataaaaaatattttacatttttgttctACTGTCTCCCTTTAGCATTTTTGTTTTCCTTATATTTGGAGAAAATCCAAGAAGGTATTTCTTCAATTTATGTCTTATTCTAAACTACATATTTGAAATGGTTTAGTAACATAATAATCCATCATATTATATGCTAAAGGGACTAGTAAACACATTTATAATGTTTAGTTTACTCTATCTATAttgaaataaaacaatatatattaggAAGGCGCCCGTTGTTAGTACCCGAGAAAATTCCTCCAATGCCGCAGCCTCCAGTGGTCGCATCCCATggctttattattttaaaatatacatacatttttattaatcaatTGTACTAAACCCACCTAGTCAGACAAATAATCTAAATGAGTAATTATGATATAATAGTAACAAACATgggttaaaataattaataaaaaccgTGTAAATTCAATTTGATaagcaaacaatttttttccatGAAAAAATTAGTTCCTTAAAAATagatatgtaaaatattattttaaaatgtaattggCATTTATGATTAAATAGACATGTCTCCTATTTATTTGATAGTGTATAGAGAAAGAATATTCCATAATTAAGGCAAGtgcatattttttattttaaatactaatATTGTATTAATAGATGTGTTTGcttaaatatagaaattataattgattaaaagGTCAGtgacataaactaataatattaaagGTGAAGTGagtgttaatttttatttgtacttcaattttaatagattagcaAAAGATTTGGGTGTAGAATAATAGCTgctaagtaaaagaaaaaaaaagtaattagcATGAAGGAGAGAAAAAAGACAACAATTAGAATAGCTGTGAAAATTATAGAAATGTATTTGAGATAAAACTAACAATTAAAGGTttggaaaatgaaaaagattCCAATGGGTTTATATATATCGAAGGATCTTAACAttaaaagtttttctttaataagaacatctccaaaaaaatttataacttagaatataaagtttttttttctccaagaaaaaatttcaaaacttaaattttagagttttgaAAAGTGAAATTCCATTcactattcaaaattttaaattttaaatttcattagtatttatatttccgtacttacaattaattatatattcacatttatgattattaagtatttttcatttatcgttttaatctttaaagaattatatatcataaatatttcaaatttgtttttataaattcaagtttttacacataaaattaaataattttatgaaaatcagatttatattaatttttaaactataattagacaacaagaatattacaaatatttaaatattacaataaTAATCTGGTAAATTTGCTCCAAAATCtccaaaacttcaaaaatattttcaaaacaaatttcGTATAATCAAGgatggaaaattaaaaaaagatggAACATTAGAAAATAAGTTTATGTAATAATGTGGTATTTTGAttgcattttaatatttaattatgtatttatatttataattttacattgtggtgttatattttattaataaatattgatttaatatttttatatatgttctgttatctataactttttaaatgGATTTACATcaattataacaaatataaagaCTGTATATTAGACTACagataattttaaagttttgttgttggaaaataacattttaaaacttcaaatatagattAATGTTTTTGGAGATGCTGTGAATGgtaaatgtttaataaaaaaactctctctctctctctctctctctctctctctctctctctagcctAAAACAAATGTGAAAAAACAACTAATTTTGTTGGAATTTCTTTTGTGAATTTGTTCAGGGTGCTGCTGTGGCTTACGTTGCTGACCTTCTGAAAGTACCTGTAATTTTCTTAAAAGCAGTGACCGATCTCATCGACGGTGACAAACCGACGGCAGAAGAATTCTTGAAGAACTTGGCACTTGTGACCTCTGCGCTACAGGAAACTGCCACTAATGTCATCAACTTCATCAATGGCAAAACCCTCTCAGACCTTTAACTATCATATCTACTTGTGTTTCTCTTAACCAGGCTTAAGTTGCCTTCCAGCATCATTTGCAGTATAAACGCATTCCTGGTGATCACATTTACTCCACAATAGTGGCTTCAGTTTTTGAGAcgtttcttgtttttgtttcaagTGTTCTATCTATATCAATTTTGGCTATCTTTTAgatttgctttttcttttctcaatcagccacaaAGACGTGAAAACCACcttaaataatcataaatatacAACACAGTAAAATTAATTCGTAACAAAAGTCACCTTCTGACACATACAACTGTATAAGGGCAGAGGTAAAGGAGCTGCCTGCGTTTTCCTGACTTGGGCAAGCTACACCAGTGGAGTGTTTTCTATCTTTGTAACTTTAAACTACTCCAGACGGAAGACGGAGAACAAGCTGCCCTCCGAATACACTGCAGTTGATTCAAATAAAACTTACGTTCGGGGGTGGTTTGCAtataaatagagagagagaggaaaaatAGAGAGTGAATGACGACCGACTACCTTTTGACGTAGTAGTAACAGAAATCAGCAAGAATGAAAGTTTGAACAATCTCTGAGATGAGAACCATTGATGGCCACAATCCATATCCCAATGCTACCAGCAATCTTCCTCTCGTGTCCACAACCTTGTTTCATTGTATAAGACAACTTTCAGCATTGCATTCGAAAGAAAACCAATATTACAAGAGAACTGCAGTTGGTTTGATCTTAACTATAGTCTCTTGATGATGAAAGGTAGAAAACTAACCTGTAAAACCCAGTGTGCACAGCTAAGGAACCTTGCTACTCCTAGTGCAAATACATAATGCGCTGTGAACGGTTCAACAATCTGAAACAACAAAAAGTAGATGCAGAGATTAATAAGTAAAAACAAATATGTGTTCTCAAATTTTGTGGAGGATGTGAAATGACCTTGGTGTTCTGCATCACGCGCAGCTGAGGCAGAACTGAAACAGCTTCGAGGTACACGCATAATGCCCAAGAAATCCTGTTCAATATGTTGTGAGAGGTCGATGGATGGATCAACACGGCTAAGACAACACAGGGCACAAGCTGCAAAAAGAGATAAACAAAAACCAGATAATCGTGTTACtgttaatcatttaaaaaaaaaaaaaagaatttaagtTGCTTTATAACTGACAAACTGATTACCACATAATAGAGAGCAAAGTTGTCTTTGTCCTGCATGTAACTAGGCCTTAACTTAAAACGGATCATAAATATAACCCAGAGAGTTGTTCCAAGAGTAGCCAGATCCAGGATGGTGTGTATATCATACTCCATCACAAAGCTGCAATACAGCCTAACTGCTAGAAATATCGCCGTAAGCTCCTGAGATTTCAGTGACAATCCTGCAGTTTTAAAACCCTCCACCCTCAATTGCTATAAGCTTCAGTAAATATCGCCGTAAGCTCctgatgatgatgtttctaCCTAAACTAGCTATAGCTAGCTTACTTCAAAAATCCTAAAAATctcatataaaaaaaagaagttatttGAGTACCGGCGCAGGTCTTTTCTTTCATAAGTTTGTAGATGAGCACACAGATCCCGATTGAGTGAACAGCTTCGGCGGCCACGAAAAGATTGTCGTGATCGTGGACAATGAATCTCAGCAGAACCAAAGCAGCCATGCCTGAGACCACCGCCAGAAAAGCCTTCACCTTCGGTGGTTGCCTCCTCACCCATGACCACACCGCCTGGATCGGACTTTTCGTTCCCCccttcattctctctctctgatGGATGATGATGTGagattattaaaaacaaaaaaagtctGCTTTTCGTTGACTTTTTTTTGCCTTCAAGTTTCTTATCCTTAAATACTGATGGACCCTGATTGAATCCCATTACTATAATAGGCCCTGATTCTAATCCAATAACTTTTAGGATATAAAAATCCCTAACaagaataacaaaacaaaactgtatATGGGCTTCTAGGAAAACATTAAATTGGTTTTTAGGCCTTTATATTGATAGAATTAAGGGCCCAAAGTGAATTATTCtgtgataattttatttaattttctacaAACAGAACGTCTGAAAAGCGcgaaagtgaaaaaaaataaatgaaaatctAAAAGTCTCGAAATTTTCATCTTTTCTCACTggccctctctctctctctctctctctctctagggtttaaGCGCTGCCGGAGTGGGTGTTTCAGTGAGCTCTTTCAATGGCGAACCCTAAATCCGTCGATCCGTCCCTATGGTGGGATTCGTTTGGATCTCTTCTGAGCGAGCTCGAGAATGCATCTCTCTCTGATGAACTCCCACAGCCCATCGTAACATCTCTCTTCCCCTTCaatcttcatatatatatatatatatatatagctagcTATGCGATTTGTGCTGAAATTGGTTcgttatttcaaaaattaaggCGGAGAAGTTGGAGGAAAACCGCGCGTGGTTTGTTAACACAGTGACGATGTTCAAACCAGCGAGTGGGAAATCAAAAGATGCTTTGGAATCGGATGTAGTCAAGATTAAGGAGCAGCATCGCTTGGTGATTAAGCCCGACCTCAAAGAAAAAGCCCTTCGAATCAGCTCTTATCTGGTTGGTTACCTCCTCCTCCCTTTCAAAATTTCTACTTATACTGGATgtgaataataataatctaaaaaatttctgaaaaatatatatatatgtgacaGAATCTAGATGAAATCCAATCGTACATCCTTGTGGAAAGATCCATGGAGCAGGACTTTGGAACTATTGACTCGCCACCTCAAGATTTCGTTGACCTGGTTAGTTACTCTCTTACACCTTCAAACCTATCACTGCGCTTGTTCCTATCATTGCCATAGTGTTATCAGACCAACTTTACTTGTTCTTATGTGGCTGCGTTTTCTTTCCCCTAGCAAGTTCCGTTTCCTCATTATCGTAGGGATTGCACCCCCTTTTATTCTCCATCTTTCTTTCTAACACCTTTGCTTCCTTCTGTTCcaatgctattttttttttttttgaagatattGCTTCAGTATTACTTTGAGCGCCAGTGCCTACTCAAGTGTACAAAGCGTATTCTCACCGATGCTAGTAAGTCATGATTTTCGTTTCATTATTTCCTAACAAAATATGGTCATTAGCGAGTATTTCCGATGGCG carries:
- the LOC130506256 gene encoding uncharacterized protein LOC130506256; the encoded protein is MKGGTKSPIQAVWSWVRRQPPKVKAFLAVVSGMAALVLLRFIVHDHDNLFVAAEAVHSIGICVLIYKLMKEKTCAGLSLKSQELTAIFLAVRLYCSFVMEYDIHTILDLATLGTTLWVIFMIRFKLRPSYMQDKDNFALYYVLVPCVVLAVLIHPSTSHNILNRISWALCVYLEAVSVLPQLRVMQNTKIVEPFTAHYVFALGVARFLSCAHWVLQVVDTRGRLLVALGYGLWPSMVLISEIVQTFILADFCYYYVKSVFGGQLVLRLPSGVV